One region of Pangasianodon hypophthalmus isolate fPanHyp1 chromosome 15, fPanHyp1.pri, whole genome shotgun sequence genomic DNA includes:
- the brd3a gene encoding bromodomain-containing protein 3a isoform X4 produces the protein MSDVTSPTPEPPQIVNPPPPEVTNATKPGRKTNQLQYMQNVVVKTLWKHQFAWPFYQPVDAVKLGLPDYHKIIKNPMDMGTIKKRLENVYYWSASECMQDFNTMFTNCYIYNKPTDDIVLMAQALEKIFLQKVALMPQEEVELLPPAPKAKGRKPGPGQQEGTVTSGSPTSAFPGATSPSSQPPVISPPVPAITPSTPAVQNTPSTPIMPGMPPSQPFGKKKGVKRKADTTTPTTSAITASRSESPTPLSESKQAKVALRRESTGRPIKPPKKDLDDGEAGQHGGKRGRLTEHLKHCDTILKEMLSKKHAAYAWPFYKPVDAEALELHDYHDIIKHPMDLSTVKKKMDGREYPDAQSFASDVRLMFSNCYKYNPPDHEVVAMARKLQDVFEMRFAKMPDESAEVNVAGAAAGAGVVSKSTASSESSGDSSSSDSSDSEEERATRLAELQEQVGAEQLEQDQESSQASQTPSSPSVQTPSDSTRQPHSEPLLSSSSPHTAAPLSSGKRKQDYTLRREIRGRQDIYSTFMKYLIRFLEQLPEAEGTLFLSELTQLMLSYWHVKVGY, from the exons ATGTCGGATGTCACGTCACCAACTCCAGAACCTCCTCAAATCGTCAACCCTCCACCTCCTGAGGTGACGAATGCCACTAAACCTGGCCGCAAGACCAATCAGCTGCAGTACATGCAGAATGTCGTGGTCAAGACTCTGTGGAAGCATCAGTTCGCCTGGCCTTTCTATCAGCCAGTTGATGCCGTCAAGCTCGGACTGCCG GACTATCACAAGATAATAAAGAATCCGATGGATATGGGCACCATCAAGAAAAGGCTAGAGAATGTGTACTACTGGAGTGCCAGCGAATGTATGCAAGACTTCAATACAATGTTTACCAACTGTTACATCTACAACAAG CCAACAGATGACATAGTTTTAATGGCTCAAGCATTGGAGAAGATCTTCCTGCAGAAGGTTGCTCTGATGCCCCAAGAGGAAGTGGAGCTGCTTCCTCCTGCCCCTAAAGCCAAAGGTCGCAAACCTGGTCCAG GTCAGCAGGAGGGAACTGTAACTTCTGGCTCGCCAACCTCCGCATTCCCGGGTGCCACTTCGCCAAGCTCCCAGCCACCAGTCATCTCTCCTCCAGTGCCTGCTATCACGCCCAGCACACCCGCTGTACAGAACACACCCTCCACCCCCATCATGCCTGGCATGCCTCCCTCGCAACCCTTCGGCAAA AAGAAAGGGGTAAAGAGGAAAGCAGACACCACCACACCCACTACCTCTGCCATCACGGCCAGCAGGAGCGAATCGCCCACCCCTCTCTCCGAGAGCAAGCAGGCCAAAGTGGCATTGCGGAGAGAGAGCACCGGGCGACCCATCAAACCACCTAAGAAGGACTTGGACGACGGAGAAGCGGGTCAGCACGGAGGCAAACGAGGCCGGCTCACTGAGCACCTCAAACACTGCGACACCATCCTGAAAGAAATGCTGTCCAAGAAGCACGCTGCGTACGCCTGGCCGTTTTACAAACCCGTCGACGCTGAAGCACTCGAGCTGCATGACTaccatgacatcatcaaacaCCCCATGGACTTAAGTACAGTCAAA AAAAAGATGGACGGTCGAGAGTACCCAGATGCACAGAGCTTTGCCTCCGATGTGCGATTAATGTTCTCAAATTGTTATAAGTACAACCCACCTGATCACGAGGTTGTCGCCATGGCACGAAAACTACAG GACGTGTTTGAGATGCGCTTTGCTAAGATGCCAGACGAGTCGGCGGAGGTGAACGTGGCGGGCGCTGCTGCTGGAGCGGGCGTGGTCAGTAAAAGCACGGCGAGCAGTGAGAGCAGCGGCGACTCCTCTAGCTCGGACAGCTCCGACTCTGAGGAGGAGAGAGCCACGCGCCTCGCCGAGCTGCAGGAACAGGTGGGTGCGGAACAG CTGGAGCAGGATCAGGAGAGTAGTCAGGCAAGTCAGACCCCATCCAGTCCCTCTGTCCAAACTCCTTCTGACTCTACACGTCAGCCTCATTCAGAGCCTTTACTTTCCTCCTCGTCCCCTCATACTGCAGCCCCGCTCAGCTCAGGAAAGAGAAAGCAGGATTACACTCTGCGTAGAGAGATAAGAGGCAGGCAGGATATCTACTCCacttttatgaaatatttaattcGGTTTCTGGAGCAGCTTCCGGAGGCAGAGGGAACACTGTTCTTGAGTGAGCTTACTCAGTTAATGTTGTCCTATTGGCATGTTAAAGTTGGCTATTAA
- the brd3a gene encoding bromodomain-containing protein 3a isoform X5, producing MSDVTSPTPEPPQIVNPPPPEVTNATKPGRKTNQLQYMQNVVVKTLWKHQFAWPFYQPVDAVKLGLPDYHKIIKNPMDMGTIKKRLENVYYWSASECMQDFNTMFTNCYIYNKPTDDIVLMAQALEKIFLQKVALMPQEEVELLPPAPKAKGRKPGPGQQEGTVTSGSPTSAFPGATSPSSQPPVISPPVPAITPSTPAVQNTPSTPIMPGMPPSQPFGKKKGVKRKADTTTPTTSAITASRSESPTPLSESKQAKVALRRESTGRPIKPPKKDLDDGEAGQHGGKRGRLTEHLKHCDTILKEMLSKKHAAYAWPFYKPVDAEALELHDYHDIIKHPMDLSTVKKKMDGREYPDAQSFASDVRLMFSNCYKYNPPDHEVVAMARKLQDVFEMRFAKMPDESAEVNVAGAAAGAGVVSKSTASSESSGDSSSSDSSDSEEERATRLAELQEQLEQDQESSQASQTPSSPSVQTPSDSTRQPHSEPLLSSSSPHTAAPLSSGKRKQDYTLRREIRGRQDIYSTFMKYLIRFLEQLPEAEGTLFLSELTQLMLSYWHVKVGY from the exons ATGTCGGATGTCACGTCACCAACTCCAGAACCTCCTCAAATCGTCAACCCTCCACCTCCTGAGGTGACGAATGCCACTAAACCTGGCCGCAAGACCAATCAGCTGCAGTACATGCAGAATGTCGTGGTCAAGACTCTGTGGAAGCATCAGTTCGCCTGGCCTTTCTATCAGCCAGTTGATGCCGTCAAGCTCGGACTGCCG GACTATCACAAGATAATAAAGAATCCGATGGATATGGGCACCATCAAGAAAAGGCTAGAGAATGTGTACTACTGGAGTGCCAGCGAATGTATGCAAGACTTCAATACAATGTTTACCAACTGTTACATCTACAACAAG CCAACAGATGACATAGTTTTAATGGCTCAAGCATTGGAGAAGATCTTCCTGCAGAAGGTTGCTCTGATGCCCCAAGAGGAAGTGGAGCTGCTTCCTCCTGCCCCTAAAGCCAAAGGTCGCAAACCTGGTCCAG GTCAGCAGGAGGGAACTGTAACTTCTGGCTCGCCAACCTCCGCATTCCCGGGTGCCACTTCGCCAAGCTCCCAGCCACCAGTCATCTCTCCTCCAGTGCCTGCTATCACGCCCAGCACACCCGCTGTACAGAACACACCCTCCACCCCCATCATGCCTGGCATGCCTCCCTCGCAACCCTTCGGCAAA AAGAAAGGGGTAAAGAGGAAAGCAGACACCACCACACCCACTACCTCTGCCATCACGGCCAGCAGGAGCGAATCGCCCACCCCTCTCTCCGAGAGCAAGCAGGCCAAAGTGGCATTGCGGAGAGAGAGCACCGGGCGACCCATCAAACCACCTAAGAAGGACTTGGACGACGGAGAAGCGGGTCAGCACGGAGGCAAACGAGGCCGGCTCACTGAGCACCTCAAACACTGCGACACCATCCTGAAAGAAATGCTGTCCAAGAAGCACGCTGCGTACGCCTGGCCGTTTTACAAACCCGTCGACGCTGAAGCACTCGAGCTGCATGACTaccatgacatcatcaaacaCCCCATGGACTTAAGTACAGTCAAA AAAAAGATGGACGGTCGAGAGTACCCAGATGCACAGAGCTTTGCCTCCGATGTGCGATTAATGTTCTCAAATTGTTATAAGTACAACCCACCTGATCACGAGGTTGTCGCCATGGCACGAAAACTACAG GACGTGTTTGAGATGCGCTTTGCTAAGATGCCAGACGAGTCGGCGGAGGTGAACGTGGCGGGCGCTGCTGCTGGAGCGGGCGTGGTCAGTAAAAGCACGGCGAGCAGTGAGAGCAGCGGCGACTCCTCTAGCTCGGACAGCTCCGACTCTGAGGAGGAGAGAGCCACGCGCCTCGCCGAGCTGCAGGAACAG CTGGAGCAGGATCAGGAGAGTAGTCAGGCAAGTCAGACCCCATCCAGTCCCTCTGTCCAAACTCCTTCTGACTCTACACGTCAGCCTCATTCAGAGCCTTTACTTTCCTCCTCGTCCCCTCATACTGCAGCCCCGCTCAGCTCAGGAAAGAGAAAGCAGGATTACACTCTGCGTAGAGAGATAAGAGGCAGGCAGGATATCTACTCCacttttatgaaatatttaattcGGTTTCTGGAGCAGCTTCCGGAGGCAGAGGGAACACTGTTCTTGAGTGAGCTTACTCAGTTAATGTTGTCCTATTGGCATGTTAAAGTTGGCTATTAA
- the brd3a gene encoding bromodomain-containing protein 3a isoform X3, giving the protein MSDVTSPTPEPPQIVNPPPPEVTNATKPGRKTNQLQYMQNVVVKTLWKHQFAWPFYQPVDAVKLGLPDYHKIIKNPMDMGTIKKRLENVYYWSASECMQDFNTMFTNCYIYNKPTDDIVLMAQALEKIFLQKVALMPQEEVELLPPAPKAKGRKPGPGQQEGTVTSGSPTSAFPGATSPSSQPPVISPPVPAITPSTPAVQNTPSTPIMPGMPPSQPFGKKKGVKRKADTTTPTTSAITASRSESPTPLSESKQAKVALRRESTGRPIKPPKKDLDDGEAGQHGGKRGRLTEHLKHCDTILKEMLSKKHAAYAWPFYKPVDAEALELHDYHDIIKHPMDLSTVKKKMDGREYPDAQSFASDVRLMFSNCYKYNPPDHEVVAMARKLQDVFEMRFAKMPDESAEVNVAGAAAGAGVVSKSTASSESSGDSSSSDSSDSEEERATRLAELQEQLKAVHEQLAALSQAPVSKPKKKKEKKDKDKKKKDNKLNKGKLEEDKKAKAGQPAKQTQQKKAPARKANSTVPGNRQAKKGARGGLGYESEDEDTALPMTYDEKRQLSLDINRLPGEKLGRVVHIIQSREPSLRDSNPDEIEIDFETLKPSTLRELERYVKTCLQKKQRRPLQKVGAGPGSGPSRLSGSSSSSDSGSSSSSGSTSDSSDSD; this is encoded by the exons ATGTCGGATGTCACGTCACCAACTCCAGAACCTCCTCAAATCGTCAACCCTCCACCTCCTGAGGTGACGAATGCCACTAAACCTGGCCGCAAGACCAATCAGCTGCAGTACATGCAGAATGTCGTGGTCAAGACTCTGTGGAAGCATCAGTTCGCCTGGCCTTTCTATCAGCCAGTTGATGCCGTCAAGCTCGGACTGCCG GACTATCACAAGATAATAAAGAATCCGATGGATATGGGCACCATCAAGAAAAGGCTAGAGAATGTGTACTACTGGAGTGCCAGCGAATGTATGCAAGACTTCAATACAATGTTTACCAACTGTTACATCTACAACAAG CCAACAGATGACATAGTTTTAATGGCTCAAGCATTGGAGAAGATCTTCCTGCAGAAGGTTGCTCTGATGCCCCAAGAGGAAGTGGAGCTGCTTCCTCCTGCCCCTAAAGCCAAAGGTCGCAAACCTGGTCCAG GTCAGCAGGAGGGAACTGTAACTTCTGGCTCGCCAACCTCCGCATTCCCGGGTGCCACTTCGCCAAGCTCCCAGCCACCAGTCATCTCTCCTCCAGTGCCTGCTATCACGCCCAGCACACCCGCTGTACAGAACACACCCTCCACCCCCATCATGCCTGGCATGCCTCCCTCGCAACCCTTCGGCAAA AAGAAAGGGGTAAAGAGGAAAGCAGACACCACCACACCCACTACCTCTGCCATCACGGCCAGCAGGAGCGAATCGCCCACCCCTCTCTCCGAGAGCAAGCAGGCCAAAGTGGCATTGCGGAGAGAGAGCACCGGGCGACCCATCAAACCACCTAAGAAGGACTTGGACGACGGAGAAGCGGGTCAGCACGGAGGCAAACGAGGCCGGCTCACTGAGCACCTCAAACACTGCGACACCATCCTGAAAGAAATGCTGTCCAAGAAGCACGCTGCGTACGCCTGGCCGTTTTACAAACCCGTCGACGCTGAAGCACTCGAGCTGCATGACTaccatgacatcatcaaacaCCCCATGGACTTAAGTACAGTCAAA AAAAAGATGGACGGTCGAGAGTACCCAGATGCACAGAGCTTTGCCTCCGATGTGCGATTAATGTTCTCAAATTGTTATAAGTACAACCCACCTGATCACGAGGTTGTCGCCATGGCACGAAAACTACAG GACGTGTTTGAGATGCGCTTTGCTAAGATGCCAGACGAGTCGGCGGAGGTGAACGTGGCGGGCGCTGCTGCTGGAGCGGGCGTGGTCAGTAAAAGCACGGCGAGCAGTGAGAGCAGCGGCGACTCCTCTAGCTCGGACAGCTCCGACTCTGAGGAGGAGAGAGCCACGCGCCTCGCCGAGCTGCAGGAACAG CTGAAAGCTGTCCACGAGCAGCTAGCTGCTCTCTCGCAGGCTCCTGTCAGCAaaccaaagaagaagaaagagaagaaggacaaagacaagaagaagaaagacaaCAAGCTAAACAAAGGCAAGCTAGAAGAGGATAAGAAGGCTAAGGCGGGGCAGCCCGCAAAGCAGACCCAGCAGAAAAAGGCACCGGCCAGGAAAGCGAACAGCACTGTCCCAGGCAACAG ACAAGCTAAGAAGGGAGCCAGAGGAGGACTAGGCTACGAGTCGGAGGATGAAGACACGGCTCTTCCCATGACGTACGACGAGAAGCGGCAGCTGAGTCTGGACATTAACCGGCTGCCCGGAGAGAAGCTGGGCCGAGTGGTGCACATCATCCAGTCCCGCGAGCCCTCGCTGCGAGACTCCAACCCCGATGAGATCGAGATCGACTTTGAGACACTCAAACCCTCCACCCTGCGTGAGCTCGAGCGATACGTCAAAACCTGTTTACAGAAGAAACAAAGGAGACCTTTAC AGAAAGTTGGCGCTGGACCAGGTTCAGGTCCCTCACGGCTCAGCGGCAGCAGCAGCTCTTCAGACTCGGGCAGCAGCAGCTCCAGTGGCTCCACTTCAGACAGCAGTGACTCCGACTGA
- the brd3a gene encoding bromodomain-containing protein 3a isoform X1, with protein sequence MSDVTSPTPEPPQIVNPPPPEVTNATKPGRKTNQLQYMQNVVVKTLWKHQFAWPFYQPVDAVKLGLPDYHKIIKNPMDMGTIKKRLENVYYWSASECMQDFNTMFTNCYIYNKPTDDIVLMAQALEKIFLQKVALMPQEEVELLPPAPKAKGRKPGPGQQEGTVTSGSPTSAFPGATSPSSQPPVISPPVPAITPSTPAVQNTPSTPIMPGMPPSQPFGKKKGVKRKADTTTPTTSAITASRSESPTPLSESKQAKVALRRESTGRPIKPPKKDLDDGEAGQHGGKRGRLTEHLKHCDTILKEMLSKKHAAYAWPFYKPVDAEALELHDYHDIIKHPMDLSTVKKKMDGREYPDAQSFASDVRLMFSNCYKYNPPDHEVVAMARKLQDVFEMRFAKMPDESAEVNVAGAAAGAGVVSKSTASSESSGDSSSSDSSDSEEERATRLAELQEQVGAEQLKAVHEQLAALSQAPVSKPKKKKEKKDKDKKKKDNKLNKGKLEEDKKAKAGQPAKQTQQKKAPARKANSTVPGNRQAKKGARGGLGYESEDEDTALPMTYDEKRQLSLDINRLPGEKLGRVVHIIQSREPSLRDSNPDEIEIDFETLKPSTLRELERYVKTCLQKKQRRPLQKVGAGPGSGPSRLSGSSSSSDSGSSSSSGSTSDSSDSD encoded by the exons ATGTCGGATGTCACGTCACCAACTCCAGAACCTCCTCAAATCGTCAACCCTCCACCTCCTGAGGTGACGAATGCCACTAAACCTGGCCGCAAGACCAATCAGCTGCAGTACATGCAGAATGTCGTGGTCAAGACTCTGTGGAAGCATCAGTTCGCCTGGCCTTTCTATCAGCCAGTTGATGCCGTCAAGCTCGGACTGCCG GACTATCACAAGATAATAAAGAATCCGATGGATATGGGCACCATCAAGAAAAGGCTAGAGAATGTGTACTACTGGAGTGCCAGCGAATGTATGCAAGACTTCAATACAATGTTTACCAACTGTTACATCTACAACAAG CCAACAGATGACATAGTTTTAATGGCTCAAGCATTGGAGAAGATCTTCCTGCAGAAGGTTGCTCTGATGCCCCAAGAGGAAGTGGAGCTGCTTCCTCCTGCCCCTAAAGCCAAAGGTCGCAAACCTGGTCCAG GTCAGCAGGAGGGAACTGTAACTTCTGGCTCGCCAACCTCCGCATTCCCGGGTGCCACTTCGCCAAGCTCCCAGCCACCAGTCATCTCTCCTCCAGTGCCTGCTATCACGCCCAGCACACCCGCTGTACAGAACACACCCTCCACCCCCATCATGCCTGGCATGCCTCCCTCGCAACCCTTCGGCAAA AAGAAAGGGGTAAAGAGGAAAGCAGACACCACCACACCCACTACCTCTGCCATCACGGCCAGCAGGAGCGAATCGCCCACCCCTCTCTCCGAGAGCAAGCAGGCCAAAGTGGCATTGCGGAGAGAGAGCACCGGGCGACCCATCAAACCACCTAAGAAGGACTTGGACGACGGAGAAGCGGGTCAGCACGGAGGCAAACGAGGCCGGCTCACTGAGCACCTCAAACACTGCGACACCATCCTGAAAGAAATGCTGTCCAAGAAGCACGCTGCGTACGCCTGGCCGTTTTACAAACCCGTCGACGCTGAAGCACTCGAGCTGCATGACTaccatgacatcatcaaacaCCCCATGGACTTAAGTACAGTCAAA AAAAAGATGGACGGTCGAGAGTACCCAGATGCACAGAGCTTTGCCTCCGATGTGCGATTAATGTTCTCAAATTGTTATAAGTACAACCCACCTGATCACGAGGTTGTCGCCATGGCACGAAAACTACAG GACGTGTTTGAGATGCGCTTTGCTAAGATGCCAGACGAGTCGGCGGAGGTGAACGTGGCGGGCGCTGCTGCTGGAGCGGGCGTGGTCAGTAAAAGCACGGCGAGCAGTGAGAGCAGCGGCGACTCCTCTAGCTCGGACAGCTCCGACTCTGAGGAGGAGAGAGCCACGCGCCTCGCCGAGCTGCAGGAACAGGTGGGTGCGGAACAG CTGAAAGCTGTCCACGAGCAGCTAGCTGCTCTCTCGCAGGCTCCTGTCAGCAaaccaaagaagaagaaagagaagaaggacaaagacaagaagaagaaagacaaCAAGCTAAACAAAGGCAAGCTAGAAGAGGATAAGAAGGCTAAGGCGGGGCAGCCCGCAAAGCAGACCCAGCAGAAAAAGGCACCGGCCAGGAAAGCGAACAGCACTGTCCCAGGCAACAG ACAAGCTAAGAAGGGAGCCAGAGGAGGACTAGGCTACGAGTCGGAGGATGAAGACACGGCTCTTCCCATGACGTACGACGAGAAGCGGCAGCTGAGTCTGGACATTAACCGGCTGCCCGGAGAGAAGCTGGGCCGAGTGGTGCACATCATCCAGTCCCGCGAGCCCTCGCTGCGAGACTCCAACCCCGATGAGATCGAGATCGACTTTGAGACACTCAAACCCTCCACCCTGCGTGAGCTCGAGCGATACGTCAAAACCTGTTTACAGAAGAAACAAAGGAGACCTTTAC AGAAAGTTGGCGCTGGACCAGGTTCAGGTCCCTCACGGCTCAGCGGCAGCAGCAGCTCTTCAGACTCGGGCAGCAGCAGCTCCAGTGGCTCCACTTCAGACAGCAGTGACTCCGACTGA
- the brd3a gene encoding bromodomain-containing protein 3a isoform X2, whose protein sequence is MSDVTSPTPEPPQIVNPPPPEVTNATKPGRKTNQLQYMQNVVVKTLWKHQFAWPFYQPVDAVKLGLPDYHKIIKNPMDMGTIKKRLENVYYWSASECMQDFNTMFTNCYIYNKPTDDIVLMAQALEKIFLQKVALMPQEEVELLPPAPKAKGRKPGPGQQEGTVTSGSPTSAFPGATSPSSQPPVISPPVPAITPSTPAVQNTPSTPIMPGMPPSQPFGKKGVKRKADTTTPTTSAITASRSESPTPLSESKQAKVALRRESTGRPIKPPKKDLDDGEAGQHGGKRGRLTEHLKHCDTILKEMLSKKHAAYAWPFYKPVDAEALELHDYHDIIKHPMDLSTVKKKMDGREYPDAQSFASDVRLMFSNCYKYNPPDHEVVAMARKLQDVFEMRFAKMPDESAEVNVAGAAAGAGVVSKSTASSESSGDSSSSDSSDSEEERATRLAELQEQVGAEQLKAVHEQLAALSQAPVSKPKKKKEKKDKDKKKKDNKLNKGKLEEDKKAKAGQPAKQTQQKKAPARKANSTVPGNRQAKKGARGGLGYESEDEDTALPMTYDEKRQLSLDINRLPGEKLGRVVHIIQSREPSLRDSNPDEIEIDFETLKPSTLRELERYVKTCLQKKQRRPLQKVGAGPGSGPSRLSGSSSSSDSGSSSSSGSTSDSSDSD, encoded by the exons ATGTCGGATGTCACGTCACCAACTCCAGAACCTCCTCAAATCGTCAACCCTCCACCTCCTGAGGTGACGAATGCCACTAAACCTGGCCGCAAGACCAATCAGCTGCAGTACATGCAGAATGTCGTGGTCAAGACTCTGTGGAAGCATCAGTTCGCCTGGCCTTTCTATCAGCCAGTTGATGCCGTCAAGCTCGGACTGCCG GACTATCACAAGATAATAAAGAATCCGATGGATATGGGCACCATCAAGAAAAGGCTAGAGAATGTGTACTACTGGAGTGCCAGCGAATGTATGCAAGACTTCAATACAATGTTTACCAACTGTTACATCTACAACAAG CCAACAGATGACATAGTTTTAATGGCTCAAGCATTGGAGAAGATCTTCCTGCAGAAGGTTGCTCTGATGCCCCAAGAGGAAGTGGAGCTGCTTCCTCCTGCCCCTAAAGCCAAAGGTCGCAAACCTGGTCCAG GTCAGCAGGAGGGAACTGTAACTTCTGGCTCGCCAACCTCCGCATTCCCGGGTGCCACTTCGCCAAGCTCCCAGCCACCAGTCATCTCTCCTCCAGTGCCTGCTATCACGCCCAGCACACCCGCTGTACAGAACACACCCTCCACCCCCATCATGCCTGGCATGCCTCCCTCGCAACCCTTCGGCAAA AAAGGGGTAAAGAGGAAAGCAGACACCACCACACCCACTACCTCTGCCATCACGGCCAGCAGGAGCGAATCGCCCACCCCTCTCTCCGAGAGCAAGCAGGCCAAAGTGGCATTGCGGAGAGAGAGCACCGGGCGACCCATCAAACCACCTAAGAAGGACTTGGACGACGGAGAAGCGGGTCAGCACGGAGGCAAACGAGGCCGGCTCACTGAGCACCTCAAACACTGCGACACCATCCTGAAAGAAATGCTGTCCAAGAAGCACGCTGCGTACGCCTGGCCGTTTTACAAACCCGTCGACGCTGAAGCACTCGAGCTGCATGACTaccatgacatcatcaaacaCCCCATGGACTTAAGTACAGTCAAA AAAAAGATGGACGGTCGAGAGTACCCAGATGCACAGAGCTTTGCCTCCGATGTGCGATTAATGTTCTCAAATTGTTATAAGTACAACCCACCTGATCACGAGGTTGTCGCCATGGCACGAAAACTACAG GACGTGTTTGAGATGCGCTTTGCTAAGATGCCAGACGAGTCGGCGGAGGTGAACGTGGCGGGCGCTGCTGCTGGAGCGGGCGTGGTCAGTAAAAGCACGGCGAGCAGTGAGAGCAGCGGCGACTCCTCTAGCTCGGACAGCTCCGACTCTGAGGAGGAGAGAGCCACGCGCCTCGCCGAGCTGCAGGAACAGGTGGGTGCGGAACAG CTGAAAGCTGTCCACGAGCAGCTAGCTGCTCTCTCGCAGGCTCCTGTCAGCAaaccaaagaagaagaaagagaagaaggacaaagacaagaagaagaaagacaaCAAGCTAAACAAAGGCAAGCTAGAAGAGGATAAGAAGGCTAAGGCGGGGCAGCCCGCAAAGCAGACCCAGCAGAAAAAGGCACCGGCCAGGAAAGCGAACAGCACTGTCCCAGGCAACAG ACAAGCTAAGAAGGGAGCCAGAGGAGGACTAGGCTACGAGTCGGAGGATGAAGACACGGCTCTTCCCATGACGTACGACGAGAAGCGGCAGCTGAGTCTGGACATTAACCGGCTGCCCGGAGAGAAGCTGGGCCGAGTGGTGCACATCATCCAGTCCCGCGAGCCCTCGCTGCGAGACTCCAACCCCGATGAGATCGAGATCGACTTTGAGACACTCAAACCCTCCACCCTGCGTGAGCTCGAGCGATACGTCAAAACCTGTTTACAGAAGAAACAAAGGAGACCTTTAC AGAAAGTTGGCGCTGGACCAGGTTCAGGTCCCTCACGGCTCAGCGGCAGCAGCAGCTCTTCAGACTCGGGCAGCAGCAGCTCCAGTGGCTCCACTTCAGACAGCAGTGACTCCGACTGA